A single Brachybacterium sillae DNA region contains:
- a CDS encoding methyltransferase domain-containing protein: MAEHDSSETKRDEARGGASSEVLLEVLEGCREDAAREASALGAVQVLSPTELRLHTDDLAGCRTLRRVVTASLVSAHPARRPRELLATPVQQQLDTQLQRILTLRPRVRFSGVRIEAAGADSPDMRRLAEAIGDLTGLPVVEDGDLRVRVRPRPGEHGRWEMLLRLTPRPLSARAWRTIDYPGAVNATIAASVLDRLQVGADDVLLDPTCGSGTFLIEQLHDVAPRRTVGVDLSATAIDAAQQHQRAARRRGRIDWIVGDAREVTLENGVSRVVMNPPWGMLHGEHGETEALYRDLLERMAQLCVPGARLALLTQEVRRTRALIDDAPAGWRMLSEHRYFQKGHRPALFLLER, translated from the coding sequence ATGGCGGAGCACGACAGCTCGGAGACGAAACGGGACGAGGCACGGGGCGGGGCGTCGTCCGAAGTGCTGCTGGAGGTGCTCGAGGGCTGCAGGGAGGACGCCGCCCGGGAGGCCTCCGCCCTGGGAGCCGTCCAGGTGCTGTCCCCGACGGAACTGCGCCTGCACACCGATGACCTCGCCGGCTGCCGGACCCTCCGCCGGGTCGTCACCGCCTCCCTGGTGAGCGCCCATCCGGCCCGTCGCCCCCGGGAGCTGCTGGCCACCCCGGTGCAGCAGCAGCTGGACACGCAGCTGCAGCGGATCCTCACCCTGCGGCCCCGCGTCCGGTTCAGCGGGGTGCGGATCGAAGCGGCCGGGGCCGACAGCCCGGACATGCGCCGCCTCGCCGAGGCGATCGGCGACCTCACCGGGCTGCCGGTCGTCGAGGACGGCGACCTGAGAGTGCGGGTGCGTCCGAGGCCGGGGGAGCACGGCCGCTGGGAGATGCTGCTGCGGCTCACCCCGCGGCCGCTGTCGGCGCGGGCCTGGCGCACGATCGACTACCCCGGGGCCGTGAACGCCACCATCGCCGCGAGCGTGCTCGACCGCCTGCAGGTGGGGGCGGATGACGTACTGCTCGACCCCACCTGCGGCTCGGGCACCTTCCTCATCGAACAGCTGCACGATGTCGCACCGCGCCGCACCGTCGGCGTGGATCTGTCGGCCACGGCGATCGACGCGGCCCAGCAGCATCAGCGGGCGGCCCGCCGCCGCGGACGCATCGACTGGATCGTCGGCGACGCCCGGGAGGTGACACTGGAGAACGGTGTCAGCCGCGTGGTGATGAACCCGCCGTGGGGCATGCTCCACGGGGAGCACGGGGAGACCGAGGCGCTGTACCGGGATCTGCTGGAGCGGATGGCGCAGCTGTGTGTGCCCGGGGCGCGCCTGGCCCTGCTCACCCAGGAGGTGCGCCGCACCCGGGCGCTGATCGACGACGCCCCAGCAGGATGGCGGATGCTCTCGGAACACCGGTACTTCCAGAAGGGGCACCGCCCGGCGCTGTTCCTGCTGGAGCGCTGA
- a CDS encoding DUF881 domain-containing protein, with protein sequence MTSTPPEPADSPVDDAAHVDRVPSRRTAWRRLRNILRPRHRLSQYVVGTLCALLGLSLVMQVQRTDQDEYGGLSQQELLRMLDESDRQTEQLQQEGRDLDRSLQDLRQGRADSEAARQAAEDQLTTLRILAGTAPAVGRGVVIQVSAPPGTLRAPTLLGIIQELRNAGAEVIQIDDVRVVASTAVTTGPDGTLLVDGQPLDSSVEIRAIGDPAVMEPALKIPGGAADDTTADGATLTVRRADEVTVDAVVDPPEPTYANEVK encoded by the coding sequence ATGACGAGCACGCCCCCTGAACCCGCGGACTCCCCGGTCGACGATGCCGCCCACGTCGACCGAGTGCCGTCGCGCCGCACCGCCTGGAGGCGGTTGCGCAACATCCTGCGCCCCCGACACCGGCTCAGCCAGTACGTGGTGGGCACGCTGTGCGCGCTGCTGGGGCTGTCGCTGGTGATGCAGGTGCAGCGCACCGACCAGGACGAGTACGGCGGGCTGTCGCAGCAGGAACTGCTGCGGATGCTCGACGAATCCGACCGCCAGACCGAGCAGCTGCAGCAGGAGGGGCGGGACCTCGACCGCTCCCTGCAGGACCTGCGCCAGGGGCGCGCCGATTCGGAGGCTGCGCGCCAGGCCGCGGAGGACCAGCTGACCACCCTGCGGATCCTCGCCGGCACCGCCCCGGCGGTCGGCCGAGGAGTGGTGATCCAGGTGAGCGCCCCGCCCGGCACCCTGCGGGCCCCGACACTGCTGGGCATCATCCAGGAACTGCGCAACGCCGGAGCGGAGGTCATCCAGATCGATGACGTGCGGGTGGTGGCCTCCACGGCGGTGACCACCGGACCCGACGGCACCCTGCTCGTCGACGGGCAGCCCCTCGACTCCAGCGTGGAGATCCGTGCGATCGGCGACCCCGCCGTCATGGAACCGGCCCTGAAGATCCCCGGCGGGGCCGCCGACGACACCACCGCCGACGGCGCGACGCTCACGGTGCGTCGCGCCGATGAGGTGACCGTCGACGCCGTCGTCGACCCCCCAGAGCCTACCTACGCGAACGAGGTCAAATGA
- a CDS encoding FHA domain-containing protein — protein sequence MTDSGDKHRLDETSTLQALSIPEDFEDQAASLGPQDTAAIAALPQGSALLIVRKGPNVGARFLLDADRTVAGRHPQSEIFLDDVTVSRKHAAFVRDGDGFLVRDLGSLNGTYVGRERVDEAHLEAGQEVQIGKYRLTYHPFTRG from the coding sequence GTGACGGACAGCGGGGACAAGCATCGGCTCGACGAGACCTCGACTCTTCAGGCCCTGTCGATCCCGGAGGACTTCGAGGACCAGGCCGCGAGCCTGGGGCCGCAGGACACCGCGGCCATCGCCGCCCTGCCGCAGGGCAGCGCGCTGCTGATCGTCCGCAAGGGCCCGAACGTGGGTGCGCGTTTCCTGCTGGACGCCGACCGCACCGTCGCCGGGCGTCACCCGCAGAGCGAGATCTTCCTCGACGACGTCACCGTCTCCCGCAAGCACGCCGCCTTCGTGCGCGACGGGGACGGCTTCCTGGTCCGCGATCTCGGCTCCCTGAACGGCACCTACGTGGGTCGGGAGCGCGTCGATGAGGCGCATCTCGAGGCCGGCCAGGAGGTCCAGATCGGGAAGTACCGCCTGACCTACCACCCCTTCACGCGGGGCTGA
- a CDS encoding transglutaminase-like domain-containing protein, translating into MDQQRHLYARLGARVAEGTSVALLIAVSASTPVGEERFEARLNGEDVPVEETTDPFGNRLHILRDLPAGDLDVEYEAQRAGQAAPAPVEAGDDAVYLRPSRYCEVDKFAAPAAEIVGGREGQAAVDAVVAWVYEHLSYVPGSSTITDSARSTWLSRKGVCRDYAHVTATLLRAAGIPARCVSVYAPGLSPMDFHLVVEALVDGAWQVVDATHMAPRESMVRIATGFDAADTAFSTTLHGDLRLTSLRVLATVDPELPREVWAQAVPLR; encoded by the coding sequence GTGGATCAACAGCGTCATCTGTATGCCCGTCTGGGAGCCCGCGTCGCCGAGGGCACCTCGGTCGCCCTCCTGATCGCCGTCTCCGCCAGCACCCCGGTGGGGGAGGAGCGCTTCGAGGCCCGTCTGAACGGCGAGGACGTCCCGGTGGAGGAGACCACCGACCCCTTCGGGAACCGACTGCACATCCTGCGGGATCTGCCGGCGGGGGACCTCGACGTCGAGTACGAGGCGCAACGGGCCGGCCAGGCGGCCCCGGCGCCCGTCGAGGCGGGGGACGACGCCGTGTATCTGCGCCCCTCGCGCTACTGCGAGGTCGACAAGTTCGCCGCGCCGGCTGCGGAGATCGTCGGGGGCCGTGAGGGTCAGGCGGCGGTGGATGCCGTGGTCGCGTGGGTGTACGAGCACCTGTCGTATGTGCCGGGCTCCAGTACCATCACCGATTCCGCGCGCAGCACGTGGCTGTCACGCAAGGGTGTATGCCGCGATTACGCGCACGTGACCGCGACGCTACTGCGTGCCGCCGGCATCCCCGCCCGCTGCGTGTCGGTGTACGCGCCGGGGCTGTCGCCGATGGACTTCCACCTGGTGGTGGAGGCGCTGGTCGACGGGGCCTGGCAGGTGGTGGATGCGACGCATATGGCGCCGCGGGAGTCGATGGTGCGGATCGCCACCGGCTTCGACGCCGCCGACACCGCCTTCTCGACCACCCTGCACGGAGACCTGCGGCTGACCTCGCTGCGGGTGCTCGCCACGGTCGATCCGGAACTGCCCCGCGAGGTGTGGGCGCAGGCGGTGCCTCTGCGCTGA
- a CDS encoding ParA family protein has translation MFTVSVCSLKGGVGKTSVTLGLASAALHQGVNMLVIDLDPQGDSTLGLLGEPGASPDVADVIASPRTETVDRAIRPTPWSASASSHLDVLPGSHRSSMVDSPAPAAKELRRLREALGRRTYEYDLVLIDCPPSLNGLTQMALAASHRSLVVSEPGFFAVTAADRALKLTREMREDGLAPDLEPLGIVVNRYRPRSVEHQYRLAELRDLFGDLVLSPVIEERVGLQQAQGGAVPLHEYEGASGPRLTADFDALLQTVLAARPQG, from the coding sequence GTGTTCACTGTGAGCGTGTGTTCCCTCAAGGGCGGTGTCGGCAAGACGTCCGTCACCCTCGGTCTGGCGTCCGCCGCCCTGCACCAGGGGGTGAACATGCTCGTCATCGATCTTGACCCGCAGGGGGATTCGACCCTGGGGCTGCTCGGTGAACCGGGGGCCTCCCCCGATGTCGCCGACGTGATCGCCTCCCCGCGCACTGAGACCGTGGATCGTGCGATTCGCCCCACCCCGTGGTCCGCCTCGGCGTCCTCCCACCTCGACGTCCTGCCCGGTTCGCACCGCTCCAGCATGGTCGACTCCCCCGCTCCCGCGGCGAAGGAGCTGCGGCGGCTGCGGGAGGCCCTGGGGCGCCGCACCTACGAGTACGACCTCGTGCTGATCGACTGCCCGCCCTCGCTCAACGGGCTCACGCAGATGGCCCTGGCCGCCTCCCACCGCTCCCTGGTGGTCTCCGAGCCGGGATTCTTCGCGGTCACCGCCGCGGATCGCGCGCTGAAGCTCACCCGCGAGATGCGCGAGGACGGCCTGGCTCCCGATCTGGAGCCGCTGGGGATCGTCGTCAACCGCTACCGCCCCCGGTCGGTGGAGCATCAGTACCGTCTGGCGGAGCTGCGCGACCTGTTCGGTGACCTGGTGCTCTCCCCCGTCATCGAGGAGCGCGTGGGCCTGCAGCAGGCCCAGGGTGGTGCGGTGCCGTTGCACGAGTACGAGGGCGCGAGCGGCCCGCGCCTGACGGCGGACTTCGACGCCCTGCTGCAGACGGTCCTCGCGGCTCGCCCGCAGGGCTGA
- the ftsR gene encoding transcriptional regulator FtsR, with translation MAASASRRPSPTGDARLSIGQVLEQLRDEFPDLSHSKLHYLEAEELISPQRTPSGYRKYSRDDVDRLVFILRAQRDRFWPLKVIKEHLLEHGLDGGEVTSIASRPGPSAQLHPVRMDRRQLRREARVEEEFLQELEQFGMLDASATEYGSTDLDVVRSAQALAEHGLHPRHLGLLRTSVQRQAHMIRSVAMPHSRPADSAARGGAEDLARSLGEEMNTLHDALLRTALRRL, from the coding sequence GTGGCGGCCTCCGCATCGCGCAGGCCGAGCCCCACGGGTGATGCGCGTCTGAGCATCGGCCAGGTGCTCGAGCAGCTGCGCGACGAGTTCCCAGACCTGTCCCACTCCAAGCTGCACTACCTCGAGGCCGAGGAGCTGATCTCCCCGCAGCGCACCCCCAGCGGGTACCGCAAGTACTCCCGGGACGACGTCGACCGACTGGTGTTCATCCTGCGCGCACAGCGGGACCGCTTCTGGCCGTTGAAGGTCATCAAGGAGCATCTGCTCGAGCACGGCCTCGACGGCGGTGAGGTCACCTCCATCGCCTCCCGGCCAGGACCCTCCGCCCAGCTGCACCCCGTGCGGATGGACCGCCGTCAGCTGCGGCGGGAGGCGCGGGTCGAGGAGGAGTTCCTGCAGGAGCTCGAACAGTTCGGGATGCTCGATGCCTCCGCCACCGAATACGGCAGCACGGACCTCGACGTGGTGCGGTCCGCGCAGGCTCTCGCGGAACACGGGCTGCATCCACGGCATCTGGGCCTGCTGCGCACCAGCGTGCAGCGCCAGGCGCACATGATCCGCTCCGTCGCGATGCCCCACAGCCGGCCGGCCGATTCCGCCGCCCGTGGGGGAGCGGAGGACCTCGCACGCTCCCTCGGCGAGGAGATGAACACCCTCCACGACGCCCTGCTGCGCACCGCGCTGCGGCGACTGTGA
- a CDS encoding PAC2 family protein — protein sequence MTDPTTLFSYEKHVDSRTLRGETLVVTLGAFGDTGAARALLDDHVLNTLPNRVVGRLDMDQVFDYTGHRPQVVLARDRFTDYEKPEVLLHEVTAPDGQPFFLLTGPEPSFQWERIASAMRIVTEQIGIRRTLLVSAFPAPVPHTRDLHVTRWAGDPADIVVHRPMPTDFRLRSSFNAVLTMRLAEAGHDVVGVLAHVPQYLADIAYPDAAIALLRALGEEGGPDIPVGALEQAAQAVRENIDQQVAQAPQLQQLVAGLEENHDRTLTAGPGFDESDMPSAEELAAEVEQYLAGLGDDEGGRDEPDTDERGTDTDED from the coding sequence ATGACCGATCCCACCACCCTCTTCAGCTACGAGAAGCACGTGGACTCCCGCACCCTGCGCGGTGAGACCCTCGTCGTGACCCTCGGGGCCTTCGGCGACACCGGCGCCGCACGCGCCCTGCTGGATGATCACGTCCTGAACACCCTGCCGAACCGGGTGGTGGGCCGCCTCGACATGGACCAGGTGTTCGACTACACCGGTCACCGGCCGCAGGTGGTGCTCGCCAGGGACCGCTTCACCGACTACGAGAAGCCGGAGGTGCTGCTGCACGAGGTGACCGCTCCCGATGGCCAGCCCTTCTTCCTGCTCACCGGCCCCGAGCCGTCCTTCCAGTGGGAGCGCATCGCCTCCGCGATGCGGATCGTCACCGAGCAGATCGGCATCCGCCGCACCCTGCTGGTGAGCGCGTTCCCCGCCCCCGTGCCGCACACCCGCGACCTGCACGTGACCCGCTGGGCCGGCGATCCCGCCGACATCGTCGTGCACCGCCCCATGCCCACGGATTTCCGCCTGCGCAGCAGCTTCAACGCCGTCCTGACCATGCGTCTGGCCGAAGCGGGCCATGACGTGGTCGGCGTCCTCGCCCACGTCCCGCAGTACCTGGCCGACATCGCCTACCCCGACGCCGCGATCGCGCTGCTGCGGGCCCTCGGCGAGGAGGGCGGCCCCGACATCCCCGTCGGGGCGCTGGAGCAGGCCGCTCAGGCCGTCCGGGAGAACATCGACCAGCAAGTGGCGCAGGCCCCGCAGCTCCAGCAGCTGGTGGCCGGGCTCGAGGAGAACCACGACCGCACGCTCACCGCCGGTCCCGGGTTCGACGAGAGCGACATGCCCAGCGCCGAGGAACTCGCCGCAGAGGTCGAGCAGTACCTGGCGGGACTCGGCGACGACGAGGGCGGCCGCGACGAGCCCGACACCGATGAGCGCGGGACCGACACCGACGAGGACTAA
- a CDS encoding MerR family transcriptional regulator: protein MTTDRPADRAAQSTVPAESAQGVLFDDVVDTPGELGYRGPAACKAAGITYRQLDYWARTGLVEPSVRGASGSGSQRLYGFRDILVLKVVKRLLDTGVSLQQIRVAVAALRERGVEDLAQITLMSDGASVYECTSAQDVFDLVQGGQGVFGIAVGRVWREVENDLAVLPSVDPADEAALSMHDELAARRRARQAG from the coding sequence GTGACCACTGATCGACCGGCGGATCGCGCTGCGCAGTCGACCGTGCCCGCGGAGTCCGCGCAGGGAGTCCTGTTCGACGACGTCGTCGACACCCCCGGCGAGCTCGGCTACCGCGGCCCCGCCGCATGCAAGGCCGCGGGCATCACGTACCGGCAGCTCGACTACTGGGCCCGTACCGGGCTGGTCGAGCCGAGCGTCCGCGGTGCCTCCGGTTCCGGGTCGCAGCGTCTGTACGGCTTCCGCGACATCCTGGTCCTGAAGGTCGTCAAGCGTCTGCTCGACACCGGTGTGTCCCTGCAGCAGATCCGGGTGGCCGTGGCCGCGCTGCGCGAGCGCGGTGTCGAGGACCTCGCCCAGATCACCCTGATGAGCGACGGCGCCTCCGTGTACGAGTGCACCTCCGCCCAGGATGTCTTCGACCTGGTCCAGGGCGGGCAGGGCGTGTTCGGCATCGCCGTCGGCCGCGTGTGGCGAGAGGTCGAGAACGATCTCGCCGTTCTCCCGAGCGTCGACCCCGCCGACGAAGCCGCCCTGTCGATGCACGACGAGCTCGCGGCCCGGCGCCGCGCCCGCCAGGCCGGCTGA
- a CDS encoding small basic family protein, which produces MIAVIGLALGVILGLVLQPDVPVALQPYLPIAVVAALDTLAGGLRAALDAVFDAHVFITSFLFNVLLASFIVFLGDQLGVGSQLSTAVVVVLGIRIFANAAAIRRRLFRA; this is translated from the coding sequence ATGATCGCCGTCATCGGACTCGCCCTGGGAGTGATCCTGGGGTTGGTGCTGCAGCCCGATGTGCCCGTCGCCCTGCAGCCGTACCTGCCGATCGCCGTGGTCGCCGCCCTCGACACCCTCGCCGGCGGTCTGCGCGCCGCCCTGGATGCGGTCTTCGACGCCCACGTGTTCATCACGTCGTTCCTGTTCAACGTGCTGCTCGCGTCCTTCATCGTGTTCCTCGGCGACCAGCTGGGGGTGGGCAGCCAGCTCTCCACTGCCGTCGTCGTGGTGCTGGGGATCCGCATCTTCGCCAACGCCGCGGCCATCCGGCGCCGCCTGTTCCGCGCATGA
- a CDS encoding DUF881 domain-containing protein has translation MRGTDPSRRLTPHGETRYSPSSLLRALSSDPLGVNDVDGHDAEAEHITPPETPGRRIVTALLAVALGVVVSTSVLQLRDLNSADSSPRAALVAEVITYRERAETLVRDNERRQAELTALQQEVWEQGEPDLAAEQTRLQILSGSVPVSGPAVVLTVDDSLPLPTVSGDQQGVVNRVSDTDLQILVNGLWAAGAEAITVNDQRITPTSAIRTAGGAVLVDFRALSPPYRIVAVGDPTALRGSVESGEAGTYLQEITTRYALRASWGEETSAHLPAHPSGPLQEARPAGG, from the coding sequence GTGCGGGGAACGGACCCGTCGCGACGCCTCACCCCGCACGGGGAGACGCGGTACTCGCCGTCGTCACTGCTGAGGGCCCTGTCCTCCGACCCCCTCGGTGTGAACGACGTCGACGGTCACGACGCCGAGGCCGAGCACATCACCCCGCCCGAGACCCCGGGCCGCCGGATCGTCACCGCGCTCCTGGCCGTGGCCCTGGGTGTCGTGGTCTCGACGTCAGTGCTGCAGCTGCGCGACCTGAACTCCGCGGACAGCAGCCCCCGTGCCGCCCTGGTCGCGGAGGTCATCACCTACCGGGAACGGGCCGAGACGCTCGTGCGGGACAACGAGCGTCGACAGGCGGAGCTCACCGCCCTGCAGCAGGAGGTCTGGGAACAGGGAGAGCCCGATCTCGCCGCGGAGCAGACGCGGCTGCAGATCCTCTCAGGAAGCGTCCCCGTCAGCGGCCCTGCCGTGGTGCTCACCGTCGACGACTCCCTGCCGCTGCCCACGGTCTCCGGGGACCAGCAGGGCGTCGTGAACCGGGTGAGCGACACCGACCTGCAGATCCTCGTCAACGGACTGTGGGCTGCCGGGGCGGAGGCCATCACCGTCAACGACCAACGGATCACCCCCACGTCCGCGATCCGCACCGCCGGCGGAGCGGTGCTGGTCGATTTCCGCGCCCTCTCCCCGCCCTATCGGATCGTGGCGGTCGGTGATCCCACCGCGCTTCGCGGCTCCGTGGAATCGGGGGAGGCGGGGACCTATCTGCAGGAGATCACCACCCGGTACGCGCTGCGGGCGAGCTGGGGGGAGGAGACCTCGGCCCACCTGCCGGCTCACCCTTCCGGTCCGCTGCAGGAGGCCCGTCCTGCCGGTGGCTGA
- a CDS encoding TSUP family transporter, translating to MPPLPSPLLDLLSSVGPGTLALLLLATLVAGWVDAVVGGGGLVQLPALLMGLPAQASTAAVLGTNKLASAAGTSVATVSYLRRVRPVAVVAIPLVICAGVGSAAGAALASLIPRAAMSPVVLVVLIGVGAYTLRRPALGLVHAPSVHGREAALRAAAIGGGVGLYDGALGPGTGSFLILAMVALLGFGFLEASVHAKLANLTTNLAALAVFGVSGEILWLLGALLAAANITGGLLGARLALRLGSGFVRTVFLVVVAVLALRLAADSAALLPDGLAPWRA from the coding sequence GTGCCCCCACTCCCCTCCCCTCTGCTCGACCTGCTCTCCTCCGTCGGACCGGGCACGCTGGCACTGCTGCTGCTCGCGACCCTCGTCGCCGGTTGGGTCGATGCGGTGGTCGGAGGCGGAGGTCTGGTGCAGCTCCCCGCGCTGCTCATGGGCCTTCCCGCGCAGGCGTCGACCGCTGCGGTACTCGGCACCAACAAGCTCGCCAGCGCCGCCGGCACCAGCGTCGCGACCGTCTCCTACCTGCGGCGGGTGCGGCCCGTCGCCGTGGTCGCGATCCCCCTGGTGATCTGCGCGGGCGTCGGCAGCGCGGCCGGGGCGGCCCTTGCGAGCCTCATCCCCCGCGCCGCCATGTCCCCGGTGGTGCTGGTGGTGCTGATCGGGGTCGGCGCGTACACGCTGCGTCGCCCCGCCCTCGGTCTGGTGCACGCCCCGAGCGTCCACGGCCGCGAGGCCGCCCTCCGGGCCGCGGCGATCGGCGGCGGCGTCGGCCTGTATGACGGGGCGCTCGGTCCCGGCACCGGCAGTTTCCTCATCCTGGCGATGGTGGCGCTGCTCGGGTTCGGGTTCCTCGAGGCCAGCGTCCACGCGAAACTCGCGAACCTCACCACGAACCTCGCCGCGTTGGCCGTCTTCGGTGTATCCGGCGAGATCCTGTGGCTGCTCGGCGCTCTGCTCGCCGCCGCCAACATCACCGGTGGTCTGCTCGGTGCGCGCCTGGCCCTGCGTCTCGGCTCTGGGTTCGTGCGCACGGTGTTCCTCGTGGTGGTGGCGGTGCTGGCGCTGCGTCTCGCGGCCGACTCCGCCGCCCTGCTGCCCGACGGCCTCGCCCCCTGGCGCGCCTGA
- a CDS encoding class I SAM-dependent methyltransferase: MSDTSSTTPHDTAAPGTDAAGDARSLEVMVRNLARTAHAVLDLSAEPAALLRALGEDIPAEAVAAVSPSAEDGAAADLESRGIRPVAHDPSRPGASLPFAEDRFDLVVSRGRDVDPEQVARILTPGGHVLIHRTITEDAADADPVDHLQNCERGLVQAGLRIVRAETHHEETTDGGREARFVVLARAPEADTPAGLDRSAWAQDAPAVPEV, encoded by the coding sequence GTGTCGGACACCTCGTCGACCACCCCTCACGACACCGCCGCCCCCGGAACGGATGCCGCCGGGGACGCCCGCAGCCTCGAGGTGATGGTGCGCAACCTCGCCCGCACGGCCCACGCGGTGCTGGACCTGAGCGCGGAACCCGCTGCGCTGCTCCGGGCTTTGGGGGAGGACATTCCGGCGGAGGCCGTCGCTGCGGTGTCCCCCTCGGCCGAGGACGGTGCCGCGGCGGACCTGGAGTCCCGGGGCATCCGCCCCGTCGCCCACGATCCGTCCCGCCCCGGGGCCTCCCTGCCCTTCGCCGAGGACCGTTTCGACCTGGTCGTCTCCCGGGGCCGTGACGTCGATCCGGAGCAGGTGGCGCGGATCCTCACCCCCGGAGGCCACGTGCTGATCCACCGGACGATCACTGAGGATGCCGCCGACGCGGACCCGGTCGACCATCTCCAGAACTGCGAACGTGGCCTGGTCCAGGCCGGGTTGCGGATCGTCCGCGCGGAGACCCACCACGAGGAGACCACCGACGGGGGCCGTGAAGCCCGCTTCGTGGTCCTGGCCCGCGCTCCCGAGGCCGACACCCCCGCCGGGCTCGACCGCAGTGCCTGGGCGCAGGACGCCCCCGCCGTCCCCGAGGTCTGA
- a CDS encoding TIGR03085 family metal-binding protein — MDTGQHQSLVQRERRALADDFDRLGPDAPTILPGWDAEDLLEHLIVRETRPDLALGEAVPVPPVAERTRRALERRRETSWTRRVEEFRSGPARLSPLRPIDQLVNTGEYLVHHEDLLRAQPGWEPRPLGAEAERELWALVRRAARVLVRVPVDVTLVSPHGGVRVRTRHPEGTVRVHGPASELLLWIFGRDEVTQVEVIGDEDTLAALQRGRRGV, encoded by the coding sequence ATGGACACCGGTCAGCATCAGTCCCTGGTCCAGCGCGAGCGCCGGGCGCTCGCCGACGACTTCGACCGACTCGGACCCGACGCCCCGACGATCCTGCCCGGATGGGACGCCGAGGATCTCCTGGAGCACCTCATCGTGCGGGAGACCCGGCCCGACCTCGCCCTCGGGGAGGCGGTGCCGGTGCCTCCCGTCGCGGAGCGCACCCGCCGTGCCCTGGAGCGCCGCCGGGAGACCTCGTGGACCCGCCGTGTCGAGGAGTTCCGCTCAGGCCCGGCACGGCTGTCGCCCCTGAGGCCGATCGACCAGCTCGTGAACACCGGTGAGTATCTCGTCCACCACGAGGATCTGCTGCGCGCCCAGCCGGGCTGGGAGCCCCGCCCCCTCGGGGCCGAGGCCGAGCGGGAACTGTGGGCGCTCGTGCGCCGCGCCGCACGGGTCCTGGTGCGGGTGCCGGTCGACGTCACGCTGGTCTCCCCGCACGGCGGGGTGAGGGTGCGGACGCGCCACCCTGAGGGGACCGTCCGGGTGCACGGCCCCGCCTCAGAGCTGCTGCTGTGGATCTTCGGTCGCGATGAGGTCACCCAGGTCGAGGTGATCGGAGACGAGGACACCCTGGCGGCGCTGCAGCGGGGCCGGCGCGGCGTCTGA